Proteins encoded together in one Procambarus clarkii isolate CNS0578487 chromosome 11, FALCON_Pclarkii_2.0, whole genome shotgun sequence window:
- the LOC138363653 gene encoding cerebellar degeneration-related antigen 1-like yields the protein MLWVLDDLLWVLDDLLWVLDDLLWVLDDLWVLDDLWVLDDLWVLDDLLWVLDDLLWVLDDLWVLDDLWVLDDLWVLDDLLWVLDDLLWVLDDLWVLDDLWVLDDLWVLDDLWVLDDLLWVLDDLLWVLDDLLWVLDDLLWVLDDLWVLDDLWVLDDLWVLDDLWVLDDLWVLDDLWVLDDLWVLDDLWVLDDLLWVLDDLLWVLDDLLWVLDDLLWVLDDL from the coding sequence ATGTTGTGGGTGCTGGATGACTTGTTGTGGGTGCTGGATGACTTGTTGTGGGTGCTGGATGACTTGTTGTGGGTGTTGGATGACTTGTGGGTACTGGATGACTTGTGGGTGCTGGATGACTTGTGGGTGCTGGATGACTTGCTGTGGGTGCTGGATGACTTGTTGTGGGTGTTGGATGACTTGTGGGTACTGGATGACTTGTGGGTGCTGGATGACTTGTGGGTGCTGGATGACTTGCTGTGGGTGCTGGATGACTTGTTGTGGGTGTTGGATGACTTGTGGGTACTGGATGACTTGTGGGTGTTGGATGACTTGTGGGTACTGGATGACTTGTGGGTGCTGGATGACTTGTTGTGGGTGCTGGATGACTTGCTGTGGGTGCTGGATGACTTGTTGTGGGTGCTGGATGACTTGTTGTGGGTGTTGGATGACTTGTGGGTACTGGATGACTTGTGGGTGTTGGATGACTTGTGGGTACTGGATGACTTGTGGGTGTTGGATGACTTGTGGGTGTTGGATGACTTGTGGGTACTGGATGACTTGTGGGTGCTGGATGACTTGTGGGTACTGGATGACTTGTTGTGGGTGCTGGATGACTTGTTGTGGGTGCTGGATGACTTGTTGTGGGTGCTGGATGACTTGCTGTGGGTGCTGGATGACTTGTAG